The Chryseobacterium aureum genome contains a region encoding:
- the sufB gene encoding Fe-S cluster assembly protein SufB: protein MSKYTEDDLRVDLENKKYEFGWETKIDYEDFPIGLNEDIIRAISAKKEEPEWMTEWRLESFKIWQKMVEPEWANIKYEKPDFQAIRYYAAPKVKPELASLDEVDPELLKTFAKLGINIEEQKRLSGVAVDIVMDSVSVKTTFQDTLAEKGIIFCSISEAIKNHPDLVRKYLGKVVPRGDNFYAALNSAVFSDGSFCYIPKGVKCPMELSTYFRINQAGTGQFERTLLVADEGSYVSYLEGCTAPSRDENQLHAAVVELIALDNAEIKYSTVQNWYPGNEEGKGGVFNFVTKRGLCERNAKISWTQVETGSAVTWKYPSCILKGDNSIGEFYSIAVTNNHQYADTGTKMIHIGKNTKSTIISKGISAGKSQNSYRGQVKVMPSAKGARNFSQCDSLLMGNECGAHTFPYIEIKDPTAQLEHEATTSKIGEDQIFYCNQRGIDTERAIALIVNGFSKEVLNKLPMEFAIEAQKLLEISLEGSVG, encoded by the coding sequence ATGAGTAAATATACAGAAGACGATTTAAGAGTCGATCTAGAAAATAAAAAATATGAATTCGGTTGGGAAACGAAGATTGATTATGAAGACTTCCCGATCGGTTTAAATGAGGACATCATCCGTGCGATCTCTGCTAAAAAAGAAGAGCCGGAATGGATGACTGAATGGCGTCTGGAATCTTTTAAAATCTGGCAGAAAATGGTAGAGCCTGAATGGGCCAATATCAAATATGAAAAACCAGATTTCCAGGCAATCCGTTACTATGCTGCTCCTAAAGTAAAGCCTGAACTGGCAAGTCTTGACGAAGTAGATCCGGAATTGTTGAAGACATTCGCAAAGCTAGGGATTAATATCGAAGAGCAAAAAAGACTTTCCGGAGTTGCCGTAGATATCGTAATGGACTCCGTTTCTGTGAAAACCACTTTCCAGGATACCTTGGCAGAAAAAGGAATTATTTTCTGTTCAATTTCTGAGGCTATTAAAAACCATCCTGATTTGGTAAGAAAATATCTTGGAAAAGTAGTTCCAAGAGGAGATAACTTTTATGCAGCACTGAATTCCGCAGTATTTTCTGACGGAAGTTTCTGCTATATTCCTAAAGGCGTAAAATGCCCTATGGAGCTTTCCACCTACTTCCGTATCAATCAGGCAGGAACAGGACAGTTTGAAAGAACTCTTCTTGTGGCTGATGAAGGAAGTTATGTTTCTTATCTTGAAGGATGTACAGCACCGTCAAGAGATGAGAACCAGCTTCATGCTGCCGTTGTGGAACTGATCGCTTTAGATAATGCTGAGATCAAATATTCAACGGTTCAGAACTGGTATCCGGGTAATGAAGAAGGTAAAGGTGGGGTATTCAACTTTGTGACGAAAAGAGGACTTTGCGAAAGAAATGCAAAAATCTCATGGACACAGGTAGAAACAGGATCTGCAGTAACATGGAAATATCCGTCTTGTATCCTTAAAGGAGACAATTCTATCGGAGAGTTCTACTCTATTGCAGTTACCAACAACCACCAGTATGCAGATACCGGAACCAAAATGATCCACATTGGAAAGAACACCAAATCAACGATTATTTCCAAAGGTATTTCTGCCGGAAAATCTCAAAATTCGTACAGAGGACAGGTGAAAGTAATGCCTTCTGCAAAAGGAGCAAGAAACTTCTCGCAGTGTGATTCTCTATTGATGGGTAATGAATGTGGTGCCCATACTTTCCCTTACATTGAAATCAAAGATCCTACAGCGCAGTTAGAGCATGAGGCAACGACTTCAAAAATCGGGGAAGATCAGATTTTCTACTGCAACCAGAGAGGTATTGACACTGAAAGAGCAATCGCCCTGATTGTGAATGGATTCAGTAAAGAAGTTTTGAACAAACTTCCCATGGAGTTCGCTATTGAGGCACAGAAATTATTGGAAATTTCACTGGAAGGTTCAGTGGGATAA
- a CDS encoding HesB/IscA family protein: MIKVSDYAKEKAIQLMTEDGFNPAEDYIRVGVKSGGCSGLEYVLKFDNQKTDADQIFEDNNIKIIIDKKSILYLAGTTLEYSGGLNGKGFVFNNPNASRTCGCGESFSL, encoded by the coding sequence ATGATAAAAGTATCAGACTATGCAAAGGAGAAAGCCATCCAGTTGATGACGGAAGATGGTTTTAACCCTGCTGAAGATTATATAAGAGTAGGGGTGAAAAGCGGTGGATGCTCTGGTTTAGAGTATGTTTTAAAGTTTGATAACCAAAAAACAGACGCAGATCAGATATTTGAAGATAATAATATTAAAATTATTATAGATAAAAAATCCATCCTTTATCTGGCAGGAACAACTCTTGAGTATTCAGGAGGATTGAACGGGAAAGGGTTTGTTTTTAATAACCCTAATGCATCCAGAACATGTGGATGTGGAGAATCATTTAGTCTTTAG
- a CDS encoding GLPGLI family protein — translation MRQKTVAFFVLLFAAVSYGQTTRFVYETLVNPDSINLVSMKSERTFLDVKGGRSLFISENKLKRDSLFKAVRSEAKEDDKKEEKDFSKMEGKKHFEPTFFEYFITKAIPEQKVYYYERAAGKQIYYQEDRPVKWEVTHVVEKQNGYSAQKAVAEFGGRIWTAWFTKEIPLSDGPYKFSGLPGLIVKLEDDKGDYKFDLEGKIMVKNAFEEQISPDAKQSTRANFHSDKAALELEFGKNRRATAENGAGNMNMGGGRHGGGMGGGMNGGGMRGGGHGGGGMHRGGMGGDSQGSPMSQSSSVESSSFTNAPQNPIELK, via the coding sequence ATGAGACAAAAAACAGTTGCTTTTTTTGTGTTGCTTTTCGCAGCAGTGTCTTACGGTCAAACCACAAGATTTGTGTATGAAACCCTTGTAAACCCGGATTCCATTAATCTGGTAAGTATGAAAAGTGAAAGGACTTTTCTGGACGTTAAAGGAGGCCGGTCTTTATTTATCAGTGAGAATAAGCTGAAAAGAGACTCTCTTTTTAAGGCTGTGCGATCTGAAGCCAAAGAAGATGATAAAAAAGAAGAAAAAGATTTTTCAAAGATGGAAGGAAAGAAGCACTTTGAGCCTACTTTTTTTGAATATTTTATTACCAAAGCCATTCCGGAACAGAAAGTGTACTACTATGAAAGGGCAGCCGGAAAGCAAATTTATTATCAGGAAGACAGACCTGTAAAGTGGGAAGTGACCCATGTTGTAGAAAAACAAAATGGATATTCTGCTCAAAAAGCTGTTGCGGAGTTTGGAGGAAGAATCTGGACCGCGTGGTTCACCAAAGAAATTCCATTGTCTGACGGTCCTTATAAATTCTCAGGATTACCGGGACTGATTGTAAAGCTGGAGGATGATAAAGGAGATTATAAATTTGATCTTGAGGGGAAAATTATGGTTAAAAACGCTTTTGAAGAACAGATAAGCCCAGATGCCAAACAAAGCACAAGAGCGAATTTTCATAGTGATAAAGCGGCTTTGGAACTTGAATTTGGTAAAAACAGAAGGGCAACGGCCGAAAATGGCGCCGGAAATATGAATATGGGAGGAGGAAGACATGGCGGAGGCATGGGCGGAGGTATGAATGGAGGTGGAATGAGAGGCGGGGGCCATGGAGGTGGCGGAATGCACAGAGGCGGAATGGGTGGAGACAGCCAGGGAAGCCCAATGTCACAAAGTTCATCTGTAGAAAGCTCTTCTTTTACGAATGCACCACAGAATCCAATTGAATTAAAATAA
- a CDS encoding GLPGLI family protein: MKKLGIIALAIFIQNVSAQTNRFVYQVTMKPDAENKTDVKTENAYLDISPEKSVFYSENRIKRDSIMQKAFQGGGGRGSISRDQMEGLRSNINYSVEKDKTNQKTYFKDRIGRDLYSYEEDRPLNWKIESETRKIGEYKVQKAETDFGGRKWTAWFTTDLPYQDGPYKFGGLPGLIVKVEDDKGDYSFDLMRNYKIAEFPTLNQFGTTLKVKRTDYLKQQQKFRTDPMSFMNQSGGGQGGFSMTVRAGGGGRGPGGGGNPNPAEMRKRMEERVKEDAKKNSNPIELQ; this comes from the coding sequence ATGAAAAAGTTAGGTATTATCGCATTAGCAATCTTCATACAGAATGTTTCTGCACAGACAAACCGGTTTGTGTATCAGGTGACTATGAAGCCTGATGCTGAAAATAAAACAGATGTCAAGACTGAAAATGCTTATCTGGATATTTCTCCTGAAAAATCCGTTTTTTATTCCGAAAACAGAATTAAAAGAGACTCTATTATGCAAAAGGCATTTCAGGGTGGAGGCGGAAGAGGAAGCATCAGCAGAGATCAGATGGAAGGGCTGAGATCCAATATCAATTATTCTGTAGAAAAAGATAAAACCAATCAAAAGACTTATTTTAAAGACCGAATTGGGCGTGATCTTTATTCGTACGAGGAAGACAGACCTCTGAACTGGAAAATTGAATCAGAAACGAGAAAAATAGGGGAATACAAAGTTCAGAAAGCTGAAACTGATTTTGGCGGGAGAAAATGGACGGCCTGGTTTACAACAGATCTTCCTTATCAGGACGGCCCGTACAAATTCGGGGGACTTCCGGGGCTGATTGTAAAAGTGGAAGATGATAAAGGGGACTATTCTTTTGACCTGATGAGGAACTATAAAATTGCTGAATTCCCTACTTTGAATCAGTTTGGAACTACATTAAAAGTAAAAAGAACAGATTATCTGAAACAGCAGCAAAAATTCAGAACAGATCCCATGTCATTCATGAACCAAAGCGGAGGAGGGCAAGGTGGATTTTCAATGACTGTGAGAGCTGGCGGAGGCGGAAGAGGCCCGGGTGGCGGTGGAAACCCAAACCCAGCAGAGATGAGAAAACGAATGGAAGAAAGAGTGAAAGAAGATGCTAAAAAGAATTCTAATCCAATCGAATTACAATAG
- the ypfJ gene encoding KPN_02809 family neutral zinc metallopeptidase: MKWTDDRGGNVDDRRGSGGGSGGMIVGGGLGTLIIAAIVFFLGGDPSGILNSGSIQSSGAPTEQRELTAGEKQIGEMVKMMDAWNSQTWTQIFKENGMTYTDPGIVLFENTTSSGCGTAQSAMGPFYCPADQKVYMDMSFFGELQQKFGAKVTEFTVAYVLAHEVGHHVQTLLGTTQKVDALRRSGKYSEEQLNRVSVATELQADFYAGVWAKRTNDSKHILEPGDIESAIDAAEAVGDDNIQKRAQGYVNQESFTHGSSAQRKEWFMKGYTTGDIRQGNTFDQLLK; this comes from the coding sequence ATGAAATGGACAGACGACAGAGGCGGAAACGTTGATGACCGCCGTGGTTCCGGAGGAGGAAGTGGAGGTATGATTGTAGGAGGAGGACTCGGAACTCTTATTATAGCAGCCATTGTATTCTTTTTGGGAGGTGATCCTTCCGGCATCTTGAATTCCGGCAGCATACAGTCTTCAGGAGCACCTACTGAACAAAGAGAGCTTACAGCAGGTGAAAAACAGATTGGGGAAATGGTCAAAATGATGGATGCATGGAATAGCCAGACCTGGACTCAGATTTTTAAAGAAAATGGGATGACTTATACCGATCCAGGCATTGTACTTTTTGAAAATACAACTTCTTCAGGATGTGGCACAGCTCAGTCTGCCATGGGACCATTCTATTGTCCTGCCGACCAGAAAGTGTATATGGATATGAGCTTTTTTGGTGAGCTTCAGCAGAAATTCGGGGCTAAAGTAACGGAGTTTACCGTAGCGTATGTTCTTGCCCATGAAGTAGGACACCATGTACAGACTCTTTTAGGAACAACCCAAAAAGTGGATGCCTTAAGAAGAAGCGGAAAATATTCTGAAGAACAGCTGAACAGAGTATCTGTTGCTACAGAGTTACAGGCAGATTTTTACGCAGGAGTCTGGGCAAAAAGAACCAATGACAGCAAGCATATTCTGGAACCCGGAGATATTGAATCTGCCATAGATGCAGCAGAAGCTGTTGGGGATGATAATATCCAGAAAAGAGCCCAGGGATATGTCAATCAGGAAAGTTTTACTCACGGGTCTTCCGCACAGCGTAAAGAATGGTTTATGAAAGGGTATACTACCGGAGATATCAGACAGGGTAACACTTTCGATCAGCTTTTGAAATAA
- a CDS encoding LTA synthase family protein: MFLSKIKPFLYLGVFYLIISLIIRTVFFFHPITTAGFGFFEVIKVLLIGLVNDIFVFILASSILALYFLFLSNSKYKNPYGYIILGALVLFFLYIWLVPNNIFKQYGGSIMEVALVFVGIKTLFFGLMLFLPTQRIKIRNILYFITLLLYVLLIIFNGVSEYFFYNEFGVRYNFIAVDYLIYTNEVIGNIMESYPVVPLFSAIMIVTLTITWFIYKKTKDELLDLPDFKQKMVLLGSFTVLCALSALAIPSLMQIKSDNVFADEIEANGLPKFYWAFTHNELDYFQFYSQINQQQAEKNFLSQYPQKTLSRAVVAEQPEIKKNVVLISIESLSADFMEHYGNTQKITPFLDSLADKSLMFTNLYATGNRTVRGLEALTLCIPPTAGESIIKRDDNKNKFTTGSVFKSKGYDVKFLYGGYSYFDNMQDFFGGNGYGIVDRNNFKPEEITFANVWGVADEDMAKKAIQVMNAEAKSGKPFFNHWMTVSNHRPFTYPDGRIDIPGTAKSREGGVKYTDYALKLFFEMAKKQDWYKNTVFVIIADHCASSAGKTELPVDKYRIPAMVFSEGFIPAQKFEGLMSQIDLMPTVFGLLNFSYQSKFLGQDVFKPEFQPKAYIATYQDLGFVKDGHLTIISPVKKVKQYSLELEKSDLAPAFKLYYDEKLLKNTDQKLVDDAVSAYQSTSYWLKTKQLNR; the protein is encoded by the coding sequence ATGTTTTTAAGCAAAATAAAACCGTTCCTATACTTAGGAGTTTTCTATCTTATTATTTCATTGATAATAAGAACAGTATTCTTTTTTCATCCTATTACCACCGCTGGTTTTGGATTCTTCGAAGTTATAAAAGTGTTACTGATAGGTCTGGTAAATGACATCTTTGTTTTCATATTAGCCAGCTCTATTCTCGCGCTTTATTTCCTCTTTCTTTCCAATTCAAAATATAAAAACCCTTACGGGTATATTATTTTGGGAGCTTTGGTACTGTTCTTCCTTTATATCTGGCTTGTTCCGAACAATATTTTCAAGCAGTATGGAGGTTCAATTATGGAGGTTGCCCTTGTTTTTGTAGGAATAAAGACACTTTTCTTCGGACTGATGCTTTTCCTTCCTACTCAAAGAATAAAGATTCGTAATATACTGTATTTCATCACATTACTATTATATGTTCTTCTGATTATTTTCAACGGAGTAAGCGAATATTTCTTTTACAATGAGTTTGGAGTGCGTTATAATTTTATTGCTGTAGATTATCTTATCTATACCAATGAGGTGATTGGAAATATCATGGAAAGCTATCCTGTTGTTCCATTATTTTCAGCCATTATGATTGTTACGCTTACCATCACTTGGTTCATTTATAAAAAAACAAAAGATGAGCTGCTGGATCTTCCGGATTTTAAACAGAAAATGGTTCTCCTGGGAAGTTTTACAGTACTTTGTGCTCTCAGCGCACTCGCAATCCCTTCCCTGATGCAAATCAAATCTGATAACGTTTTTGCAGACGAAATTGAAGCCAACGGACTTCCTAAGTTCTACTGGGCATTTACCCATAATGAACTGGACTATTTCCAGTTTTATTCACAGATTAATCAGCAGCAGGCTGAAAAGAACTTCCTCAGCCAGTATCCGCAAAAGACCCTGTCCAGAGCTGTAGTTGCAGAACAGCCCGAAATAAAGAAAAATGTTGTATTGATCTCCATTGAAAGTCTTTCCGCAGATTTCATGGAACATTATGGCAACACCCAAAAAATCACTCCTTTTCTGGATAGCCTTGCAGACAAGTCTCTGATGTTTACCAACCTGTATGCAACCGGAAACAGAACCGTACGCGGACTGGAAGCCTTAACCCTTTGTATTCCTCCTACAGCAGGTGAAAGTATCATCAAGAGAGATGACAATAAAAATAAATTTACAACCGGAAGCGTCTTCAAATCCAAAGGATATGACGTTAAATTCTTATACGGAGGATACAGCTATTTTGACAATATGCAGGACTTTTTTGGAGGAAACGGCTATGGTATTGTAGACCGAAACAATTTTAAGCCCGAAGAAATCACATTTGCCAATGTTTGGGGGGTTGCTGATGAAGATATGGCGAAAAAAGCGATTCAGGTGATGAATGCAGAAGCAAAATCCGGGAAACCCTTTTTCAATCACTGGATGACCGTTTCCAACCACAGACCATTTACTTACCCTGACGGAAGAATAGATATCCCGGGAACAGCAAAATCACGTGAAGGCGGGGTAAAATATACGGACTATGCTCTCAAATTGTTTTTCGAGATGGCCAAGAAGCAGGATTGGTACAAAAACACTGTTTTTGTGATCATTGCAGACCACTGCGCATCAAGTGCCGGAAAAACGGAACTCCCCGTGGATAAATACAGAATCCCTGCGATGGTCTTTTCAGAAGGCTTTATACCAGCTCAAAAGTTTGAGGGATTGATGTCTCAGATCGACCTGATGCCTACCGTTTTCGGACTCCTGAATTTCAGCTATCAATCTAAATTCCTTGGACAGGATGTATTTAAGCCGGAATTCCAGCCTAAAGCTTACATCGCTACGTATCAGGATCTAGGATTCGTGAAAGATGGCCACCTTACGATTATTTCTCCGGTAAAAAAGGTAAAACAATATTCTCTGGAACTGGAAAAAAGTGATCTGGCACCGGCATTTAAGCTGTATTATGACGAAAAATTATTAAAAAATACTGATCAGAAACTGGTAGATGATGCAGTATCAGCCTATCAGTCTACTTCTTATTGGTTAAAAACGAAACAACTTAACAGATAA
- the ribH gene encoding 6,7-dimethyl-8-ribityllumazine synthase gives MATVNLSDYKPLHITNAEDFSIGIVFSEWNDFVTYNLRDAALEILEKEGVKPENIKLFPVPGAFELSYASMQLCKERKYDAVISIGCVIRGETPHFDYVCSAVAQGIKDCNIMTDTPTIFCVLTDDTKEQSIARSGGDLGNKGVEAAVTALRMIDFKKKLSDKKGNIGFGHS, from the coding sequence ATGGCAACAGTTAATCTATCCGATTACAAGCCACTTCATATAACCAATGCCGAAGATTTTTCTATCGGCATTGTTTTTTCTGAGTGGAATGATTTTGTAACCTACAATCTTCGTGATGCAGCTTTGGAAATCCTTGAAAAAGAAGGCGTAAAACCTGAAAATATCAAACTTTTCCCTGTTCCCGGAGCTTTTGAATTGAGCTATGCAAGCATGCAGCTTTGCAAAGAGCGAAAATATGATGCAGTAATTTCTATCGGATGTGTGATCCGTGGAGAAACCCCTCATTTTGACTATGTCTGTTCTGCGGTAGCACAGGGAATCAAAGACTGTAATATCATGACAGATACACCTACTATTTTCTGCGTATTAACAGATGATACCAAAGAACAGTCCATCGCAAGAAGCGGCGGAGATCTTGGAAACAAAGGTGTAGAAGCAGCTGTTACTGCTTTAAGAATGATTGATTTCAAAAAGAAATTATCTGATAAAAAAGGAAATATCGGTTTCGGACATTCTTAA
- a CDS encoding YfgM family protein, giving the protein MAKLGKSAQNEQEGKETVEFFKDLDREALNTERFVEKYSKPLGFVFGALILGVLGFFAYKQFVVAPKNAEAMKSFLSAQKSLTEGKDKDALGGKSAANPGFIGTYNEYSSTQIGKLSSYNAGLLKFKEGKFQEAYDLLDQFSSDNKTLVAMKYGAMADAKSGLNKNDEALALLDKAATASDDPYTTYYFTRKAGIVALGLKKNAEAKKYFATIDEKYQDYDNGMSDSYIEMTKYY; this is encoded by the coding sequence ATGGCAAAATTGGGAAAGAGTGCTCAGAACGAGCAAGAAGGTAAAGAAACGGTAGAGTTCTTTAAAGACCTTGACAGAGAAGCTTTAAACACTGAAAGATTTGTTGAAAAATATTCAAAACCGCTGGGATTTGTATTTGGAGCATTAATTTTAGGCGTTTTGGGATTCTTCGCTTATAAACAATTTGTAGTGGCTCCGAAAAACGCTGAAGCTATGAAAAGTTTCCTTTCTGCTCAAAAAAGCCTTACTGAAGGTAAAGATAAAGATGCTTTGGGAGGAAAATCAGCAGCTAACCCAGGTTTTATAGGTACATATAACGAATATTCTTCTACTCAAATTGGTAAACTTTCTTCTTACAATGCAGGTTTATTGAAATTTAAAGAAGGAAAATTCCAGGAAGCTTATGATCTTCTAGACCAGTTTTCATCGGACAACAAAACTTTAGTAGCAATGAAGTATGGTGCTATGGCAGATGCAAAATCAGGCCTTAACAAAAATGATGAAGCTTTAGCTTTATTAGACAAAGCAGCTACCGCTTCTGATGATCCTTACACCACATACTATTTCACAAGAAAAGCAGGTATCGTGGCTTTAGGATTAAAGAAAAATGCAGAAGCTAAAAAATACTTCGCTACCATTGACGAGAAATATCAGGACTACGACAACGGAATGTCTGATTCTTATATTGAAATGACTAAATATTACTAA
- a CDS encoding adenine phosphoribosyltransferase, whose amino-acid sequence MASAELINKLEETIENIPDFPIPGIQFKDISPIFLNPKLYEEVIADLAAFSKGKVDVVCGIESRGYLFGIAIAVALEVPFILIRKAGKLPPPVISEKYDLEYGSAVIETREGQIKPGQRVLIHDDLLATGGTTEAAAKLVEKQGATVAQFSFLIGLKDLKGDEKLKKFGAEVYHILGY is encoded by the coding sequence ATGGCTTCAGCAGAACTGATCAATAAACTCGAAGAAACAATTGAAAATATTCCAGACTTTCCTATTCCGGGCATACAGTTTAAGGATATTTCACCCATTTTTTTAAACCCAAAGCTTTATGAAGAGGTCATTGCAGATCTTGCAGCCTTCAGTAAAGGGAAAGTAGATGTAGTCTGCGGGATAGAAAGCCGTGGTTATTTGTTTGGAATTGCTATTGCTGTAGCACTGGAAGTACCCTTCATTCTGATCAGAAAAGCAGGAAAACTTCCTCCCCCTGTAATTTCAGAAAAATATGATCTGGAATACGGAAGTGCAGTCATTGAAACCCGCGAAGGACAAATAAAACCGGGACAAAGGGTTTTGATTCATGATGACCTTCTGGCAACAGGAGGCACTACAGAAGCCGCTGCAAAACTGGTTGAAAAACAAGGTGCTACCGTTGCCCAATTCAGTTTCCTTATCGGCTTAAAAGACTTGAAGGGTGATGAAAAACTGAAAAAATTTGGTGCAGAGGTGTATCATATTTTAGGATATTAA